A single region of the Streptomyces sp. NBC_01803 genome encodes:
- a CDS encoding cation:proton antiporter domain-containing protein: MAAADGLPMEAIVMADIAIVLLAGAVMVKLSRRLHQPPVVAEIATGIMLGPSVLGLLPGDLPARIFPHDALPMLSAIAQVGLALFMFLAGWELDLSRLRGRGRAVGTMAGLAMAVPFVLGLGAAALLFGGHGADGVSGLSFTLYLATAFSITAFPVLARIIRDSRLSHTRVGTMAMACAAIGDVVAWCVLVLVVAIADASGAGQFLSVVAWTVAYGVGMAVIVRPLLHRVVRRVARRGDTASLLILIVSGVFLSSYATSWIGIHAIFGAFAFGLIMPHGQAPELHEHVGFPLEKAAGLLLPVFFVITGLSVDIGALGAGGLLSLALVIAAAVIGKFAGAAIPARLSGMSWREAGAFGALMNTRGLTEIVILDIGRELGLIDAEMFTMMVVMALLTTTMAGPLLRVLRVGPSAPAAGGGPAAVPRDSPDAHLDTVPSGTGLRPLPEGSA, from the coding sequence ATGGCAGCGGCCGACGGCCTGCCCATGGAAGCGATCGTCATGGCCGACATCGCGATCGTCCTGCTCGCGGGGGCCGTCATGGTCAAGCTGAGCAGACGGCTCCACCAGCCTCCGGTGGTCGCCGAGATCGCCACCGGCATCATGCTCGGCCCCAGCGTGCTGGGGCTGTTGCCCGGCGACCTGCCCGCGCGGATCTTCCCGCACGACGCCCTGCCGATGCTGTCGGCCATCGCCCAGGTCGGCCTGGCTCTCTTCATGTTCCTCGCCGGCTGGGAGCTCGACCTCAGCCGGCTGCGGGGCCGGGGGAGAGCGGTCGGCACCATGGCCGGCCTGGCGATGGCCGTTCCGTTCGTCCTCGGCCTGGGCGCCGCCGCCCTGCTCTTCGGCGGCCACGGCGCCGACGGCGTCAGCGGCCTGTCGTTCACGCTCTACCTGGCGACGGCGTTCTCCATCACCGCCTTCCCGGTGCTGGCCCGCATCATCAGGGACAGCCGTCTGTCCCACACCCGGGTCGGCACCATGGCGATGGCCTGCGCGGCCATCGGCGACGTGGTCGCCTGGTGCGTGCTGGTCCTGGTGGTCGCCATCGCCGACGCCAGCGGCGCCGGCCAGTTCCTCTCCGTCGTCGCCTGGACCGTCGCCTACGGCGTCGGAATGGCCGTGATCGTACGGCCGTTGCTGCACCGCGTCGTGCGCCGCGTGGCCCGGCGCGGCGACACCGCCTCGCTGCTGATCCTGATCGTCTCCGGAGTGTTCCTGTCCTCCTACGCGACGTCCTGGATCGGCATCCACGCCATCTTCGGCGCCTTCGCGTTCGGGCTGATCATGCCGCACGGCCAGGCGCCCGAGCTGCACGAGCACGTCGGCTTCCCGCTGGAGAAGGCGGCCGGGCTCCTGCTGCCGGTCTTCTTCGTCATCACCGGCCTGTCCGTCGACATCGGCGCGCTCGGCGCGGGCGGCCTGTTGTCGCTGGCACTGGTCATCGCCGCCGCCGTGATCGGCAAGTTCGCGGGCGCGGCGATCCCGGCCCGGCTGTCGGGGATGAGCTGGCGCGAGGCCGGCGCCTTCGGGGCGCTGATGAACACCCGCGGCCTGACGGAGATCGTGATCCTCGACATCGGCCGCGAACTCGGCCTGATCGACGCCGAGATGTTCACCATGATGGTGGTGATGGCCCTGCTGACCACCACCATGGCCGGACCGCTGCTGCGCGTCCTGCGCGTGGGACCGTCGGCGCCCGCGGCCGGCGGCGGCCCGGCCGCCGTGCCCCGGGACTCGCCCGACGCACACCTGGACACCGTCCCCTCCGGCACCGGCCTGCGGCCCCTGCCCGAAGGCTCCGCGTGA
- a CDS encoding flavin reductase family protein: MTPASTQAPHQVKPVEGRTLRDVCGLFVTGVTVITAGMGEEAAGTTVNSFTSVSLDPPLVLFCLHNDSRLRPVVESTGAYAVNFLAGRQERVARAFAGKDTAAITDVAHHSSVTGVPVLSDALAFLSCRLVNTFDGGDHTIFVGEVLELGVPRQSQEPLIFFRGFLGALEEEPRGVHPIFDG; the protein is encoded by the coding sequence GTGACTCCTGCATCCACTCAGGCGCCGCACCAGGTGAAGCCGGTCGAGGGAAGGACCCTGCGCGATGTGTGCGGGCTCTTCGTCACCGGTGTCACCGTCATCACCGCCGGAATGGGGGAGGAGGCGGCCGGCACCACGGTCAACTCGTTCACCTCCGTCTCCCTCGACCCGCCGCTGGTGCTGTTCTGCCTGCACAACGACTCGCGGCTGCGCCCGGTGGTCGAGAGCACCGGCGCCTACGCGGTCAACTTTCTCGCCGGGCGGCAGGAGCGCGTCGCGCGCGCCTTCGCCGGCAAGGACACCGCCGCCATCACGGACGTGGCGCACCACTCGTCGGTGACGGGGGTGCCGGTGCTCAGCGACGCGCTGGCGTTCCTGTCCTGCCGGCTCGTCAACACCTTCGACGGCGGCGACCACACCATCTTCGTCGGCGAGGTGCTCGAACTCGGCGTACCCCGACAGTCGCAGGAACCGCTGATCTTCTTCCGCGGCTTCCTCGGCGCCCTGGAGGAGGAACCGCGCGGTGTCCACCCGATCTTCGACGGCTGA
- a CDS encoding cupin domain-containing protein, producing the protein MTEQAAKVIHLDDIKPINYGGGEETRILLRAEDTGGAYSFYEVFMPPGEGSLYHVHHHMDEAFYVIEGEFEIKIDQEIHKAPAGTLVHGPRGVFHSFYCVSERPGKMLCTTTPGGIEVFFEELSALLSTDTRPTWEELRGLGERHGIIAHPPQGGPHGGPPTGDPR; encoded by the coding sequence ATGACGGAGCAGGCAGCAAAGGTCATCCACCTGGATGACATCAAGCCCATCAACTACGGCGGCGGCGAGGAGACACGCATCCTGCTGCGCGCCGAGGACACCGGCGGCGCGTACTCGTTCTACGAGGTGTTCATGCCGCCCGGCGAGGGCTCGCTCTACCACGTCCACCACCACATGGACGAGGCGTTCTACGTCATCGAGGGCGAGTTCGAGATCAAGATCGACCAGGAGATCCACAAGGCGCCCGCCGGCACCCTGGTGCACGGCCCGCGCGGCGTGTTCCACTCCTTCTACTGCGTCTCCGAGCGGCCCGGCAAGATGCTCTGCACCACGACGCCCGGCGGCATCGAGGTGTTCTTCGAGGAGCTGAGCGCCCTCCTGTCCACGGACACCCGCCCGACGTGGGAGGAGCTGCGCGGCCTCGGCGAGCGGCACGGCATCATCGCCCACCCGCCCCAGGGCGGCCCGCACGGAGGCCCGCCGACCGGCGACCCGCGGTAG
- a CDS encoding DHA2 family efflux MFS transporter permease subunit: MLRKWHGNPWAILAVLCLGFFMTLLDLTIVNVAIPDLTDDLDASLDNVLWVVNAYSLALATLIITAGRLGDLRGKRNIFLVGVAVFTIASLACGLAQDPAQLIAFRAVQGVGAAMLMPQTLSIVADVFPPEKRGAALGIWGATGGVAGVVGPTLGGVLTTHLDWRWIFYINIPLGLFVLFMGMQVMPVTGRMVKHRFDIPGVALASAALFCLAFGLTEGEKYDWNGGIWALIGASTVLFAVFLAYERTQQDNEPLIPFSLFKDRNFSIVNFMGIAVSFGVIGLFLPITIYFQSVLGFSAQKTGLVLLPLALATMVVAGPAGVLSEKFGGKYVLTVGLGGFGAGITWLVASAETDSSWTAFIGPLLVVGLGVGCTFAPMASEVMRNVPPQLTGAASGVNNALRQVGSVLAGAVIGAVLQAQLASSLVDEAEKSAEALPPEARDGFVGGFEEAGDEGLNIGTEQSSGGLPDGLPSDVVQTIQELSGQVFGNGYVDALGPTMGVSAVILFVGALFTFALKGGATPSGAGHGKPPAAQPEPESGESAAVPS, encoded by the coding sequence GTGTTGAGGAAATGGCACGGCAACCCGTGGGCGATTCTGGCGGTTCTCTGCCTCGGGTTTTTCATGACGCTGCTGGACCTGACGATCGTGAACGTCGCGATCCCGGATCTGACGGATGATCTGGACGCCTCACTTGACAATGTCCTGTGGGTTGTCAACGCCTACTCTCTCGCCCTGGCAACGCTGATCATCACCGCCGGACGCCTGGGCGACCTGCGCGGAAAGAGGAACATCTTCCTCGTCGGCGTGGCCGTCTTCACCATCGCCAGCCTCGCCTGCGGTCTTGCCCAGGACCCCGCCCAGCTCATCGCGTTCCGCGCGGTGCAGGGTGTCGGTGCCGCCATGCTGATGCCGCAGACGCTGTCGATCGTGGCCGACGTCTTCCCCCCGGAGAAGCGCGGCGCGGCCCTGGGCATCTGGGGCGCGACCGGTGGTGTCGCGGGCGTCGTCGGCCCGACGCTGGGCGGTGTGCTGACCACCCACCTCGACTGGCGGTGGATCTTCTACATCAACATCCCGCTGGGCCTGTTCGTGCTCTTCATGGGCATGCAGGTCATGCCGGTGACCGGCCGCATGGTCAAGCACCGTTTCGACATCCCCGGCGTGGCCCTGGCTTCGGCCGCCCTGTTCTGCCTGGCCTTCGGTCTGACCGAGGGGGAGAAGTACGACTGGAACGGCGGTATCTGGGCCCTCATCGGCGCCTCCACCGTCCTGTTCGCGGTCTTCCTGGCCTACGAGCGCACCCAGCAGGACAACGAGCCGCTGATCCCGTTCTCCCTGTTCAAGGACCGGAACTTCTCGATCGTCAACTTCATGGGCATCGCCGTCTCGTTCGGCGTCATCGGCCTGTTCCTCCCGATCACCATCTACTTCCAGTCGGTGCTCGGCTTCAGCGCCCAGAAGACCGGCCTCGTGCTGCTGCCGCTCGCGCTGGCCACGATGGTGGTGGCGGGACCGGCCGGTGTGCTGTCCGAGAAGTTCGGCGGCAAGTACGTCCTGACAGTCGGTCTCGGCGGCTTCGGCGCCGGCATCACCTGGCTGGTGGCCTCGGCCGAGACCGACAGCAGCTGGACCGCGTTCATCGGCCCGCTGCTGGTCGTCGGCCTCGGCGTCGGCTGCACCTTCGCCCCGATGGCCTCCGAGGTCATGCGCAACGTCCCGCCGCAGCTCACCGGCGCCGCGTCCGGCGTGAACAACGCGCTGCGGCAGGTCGGTTCCGTGCTGGCCGGCGCCGTGATCGGCGCCGTGCTCCAGGCCCAGCTGGCATCCTCGCTGGTCGACGAGGCCGAGAAGAGCGCCGAGGCGCTGCCCCCGGAGGCCCGTGACGGCTTCGTCGGCGGCTTCGAGGAGGCCGGTGACGAGGGGCTGAACATCGGTACCGAACAGAGCTCCGGCGGCCTGCCCGACGGCCTCCCCTCGGACGTCGTCCAGACCATCCAGGAGCTGTCCGGCCAGGTGTTCGGCAACGGCTACGTGGACGCCCTCGGGCCGACGATGGGGGTCTCGGCCGTCATCCTGTTCGTCGGCGCCCTCTTCACGTTCGCCCTCAAGGGCGGCGCGACGCCCAGCGGCGCGGGGCACGGCAAGCCCCCCGCCGCCCAGCCGGAGCCGGAGAGCGGCGAGAGCGCGGCCGTTCCGAGCTGA
- a CDS encoding flavin reductase family protein: MTTPDSQALHRAKPVEGRTLRDVCGHFVTGVTVITAGTGEEAAGTTVNSFTSVSLDPPLVLFCLHNDSRLRSIVEDGGAYVVNFLSGRQEKLARAFAGKSTAAITDVAHHSSVTGVPVLSDALAFLSCRLVNTFHGGDHTIFVGEVVELGVPRDNQEPLIFFRGFLGALEEEPRGVHPIFDG; the protein is encoded by the coding sequence GTGACCACGCCAGACAGTCAGGCCCTGCACCGGGCGAAGCCGGTCGAGGGAAGAACCCTGCGCGACGTGTGCGGGCACTTCGTCACCGGCGTCACCGTCATCACCGCCGGAACGGGGGAGGAGGCGGCCGGCACCACGGTCAACTCGTTCACCTCCGTCTCCCTCGACCCGCCGCTGGTGCTGTTCTGCCTGCACAACGACTCGCGGCTGCGGTCGATCGTGGAGGACGGCGGCGCCTACGTCGTCAACTTCCTCTCCGGCCGCCAGGAGAAGCTGGCCCGCGCCTTCGCGGGCAAGTCCACCGCGGCCATCACGGACGTGGCGCACCACTCGTCGGTGACGGGAGTGCCGGTGCTCAGCGACGCGCTGGCGTTCCTGTCCTGCCGGCTCGTCAACACCTTCCACGGCGGCGACCACACCATCTTCGTCGGCGAGGTCGTCGAACTCGGCGTCCCGCGCGACAACCAGGAGCCCCTGATCTTCTTCCGCGGCTTCCTCGGCGCCCTGGAGGAGGAACCGCGCGGCGTCCACCCGATCTTCGACGGCTGA
- a CDS encoding NAD(P)H-binding protein, translated as MSTRSSTADSSTAVPSTAVRTVLVTGATGTVGRALVASLLAAGASVRAVTRDPLTAGLPGRAQVVGGDPNAPETLAGALDGVSAVFVNPAAAGDLTGRLLGLARERGVGRAVLLSSAAVRDEAAQDADPLVFWHRLLEETVTASGLDWTVLRCSEFAANTLTGWGPGIRAAGVVREAHAMAASAPVHERDVADVAARVLLSGGHAGATLTVTGPESLTRRRMARIVAQAIGRPVRFERLPRERAVRHLMATRGLSEGIAESVVRLQEEAAGRPAFVTSEVERVTGRPALTFARWAAEHVADFARVPAPAPVPVAAPGSGSGSLSVSDRPAARSGR; from the coding sequence GTGTCCACCCGATCTTCGACGGCTGATTCTTCGACGGCTGTCCCTTCGACGGCCGTCCGGACCGTTCTCGTCACCGGGGCGACCGGCACGGTGGGGCGCGCCCTCGTGGCGTCCCTGCTGGCCGCCGGCGCCTCGGTCCGGGCCGTCACCCGCGACCCACTGACCGCGGGACTGCCCGGGCGGGCCCAGGTCGTCGGCGGCGACCCCAACGCGCCGGAAACCCTGGCCGGCGCCCTCGACGGCGTCAGCGCCGTCTTCGTCAACCCGGCCGCGGCCGGGGACCTCACCGGCAGGCTGCTGGGCCTCGCCCGCGAGCGGGGGGTCGGCCGCGCCGTGCTGCTGTCCTCCGCGGCGGTCCGCGACGAGGCCGCCCAGGACGCCGACCCGCTGGTGTTCTGGCACCGGCTGCTGGAGGAGACGGTCACCGCCTCCGGGCTGGACTGGACGGTGCTGCGCTGCTCCGAGTTCGCCGCCAACACGCTGACGGGCTGGGGGCCGGGCATCCGCGCCGCGGGCGTGGTCCGCGAGGCCCACGCCATGGCGGCGTCGGCGCCCGTGCACGAGCGGGACGTCGCCGACGTGGCCGCCCGTGTCCTGCTCTCCGGCGGGCACGCGGGCGCCACGCTCACGGTGACCGGCCCCGAGTCCCTGACCCGCAGGCGCATGGCGCGCATCGTCGCGCAGGCGATCGGGCGGCCCGTCCGGTTCGAGCGTCTGCCGCGCGAGCGGGCCGTCCGGCACCTGATGGCCACCCGCGGACTGTCCGAGGGCATCGCGGAGTCGGTGGTGCGCCTCCAGGAAGAGGCCGCCGGCCGACCCGCGTTCGTCACCTCCGAGGTGGAACGCGTCACCGGCCGCCCGGCGTTGACGTTCGCCCGGTGGGCGGCCGAACACGTCGCCGACTTCGCCCGCGTTCCCGCGCCCGCGCCCGTGCCGGTGGCGGCGCCCGGGTCCGGGTCCGGGTCCCTGTCCGTCTCCGACCGCCCCGCCGCGCGCAGTGGAAGGTAG
- a CDS encoding antibiotic biosynthesis monooxygenase family protein, with protein sequence MQLESLDPSTPLPAQLQEKTGPIVLVNTFVVPEGKMDEMIAVFQADAAFLRTRPGFLSAQLHRGTAGSNLLLNVAVWESTEALAGAFNDPEFHRGAHRFPEGVRVLPHVYERIAVPGVCVA encoded by the coding sequence ATGCAGCTTGAAAGCCTGGACCCGTCGACGCCGCTCCCGGCCCAGCTCCAGGAGAAGACCGGCCCCATCGTCCTGGTGAACACCTTCGTGGTGCCCGAGGGAAAGATGGACGAGATGATCGCCGTCTTCCAGGCCGACGCCGCGTTCCTCAGAACCCGGCCCGGCTTCCTCTCGGCGCAGCTCCACCGGGGCACCGCCGGCAGCAACCTGCTGCTGAACGTGGCGGTCTGGGAGTCGACCGAGGCGCTTGCCGGTGCCTTCAACGATCCCGAATTCCACCGCGGCGCCCACCGGTTCCCCGAGGGCGTGCGCGTCCTGCCGCACGTCTACGAGCGGATCGCGGTCCCCGGCGTCTGCGTCGCCTGA